The Kineococcus radiotolerans SRS30216 = ATCC BAA-149 genomic interval CGGGGCAGGGCGACGTCGACGACCTCGCGGATGAGGAACGGGGACGCGACGCCGGCGACGGCGGAGAGGGCGATGAGGACGCCGACGAGGCCCAGCGGGCGGGTGTGGGGGCGGAACAGCCGCAGGACGCGGCGGACCTCCTCGCGGCGGGGCGGCGGGGTCCCGGGGTCCTCACCCGCGGTGCGGGGGACTTCGCGCACGGGCACCTCCTTGATCGTGTGGTCACCTCACGATGAGGTTACCTCACGATCAGCTAGGGTGACGACGTGGACGACCTGGACGGCGAGCTCCTCGAGACCCTGCGCTCGCTGCAGCAGCGCCTGCGCCGGCGCAGCCACGGCGACGTCGAGGACCTCGGCATCACCCCCGCCCAGGGCCACGTCCTGCGCGTCGTCGGCCGCTGCCCGCACCCGCCCCGCATGGGGGAGGTCGCCGCCCGGCTGCGGATCGCCCCCCGCTCCCTCACCGACCTCGTCGACCCCCTCGAGGAGGCCGGGCTGCTGCGCCGCACCCCCGATCCCGGCAACCGCCGGTCGCTGCTGCTGGAACCCACCCCCGCCGGGCACGGGGTGCTGGCGGAGCTGGGCCGCCGCTCCCGCGCCAGCGCCGCCGGGGCCTTCGCGGTCCTCGCCCCCGCGGACCGCCGCCGGCTGCTGGAGCTGCTGCGCCGCGTCGAGCAGGCCCTGGCCGACGAGCCCGAGGACGGCTGAAGCCCCACCGGCACCGCGACGGACTGGCTAGAGTCGGGCACCCCTGCGACCGGTGAGGAGGTCCCGCCGTCGTGCCCGCTCCCGACCCCGGCCCCGACCTCCCCGGCGCCCTGCACTCCCTCCCCGCCGCCTACTACGCCCTCGACGGCGACCGCGTCCTGCGCCGGCTCAACGCCGAGGCCGAACGCCTCGCCGGCCGCCCCCGCGCGCACCTCCTGGGCCGCCGCTGGGGCGACGTGTTCCCCCTCGCCGCGGGCTCCCAGGTCGACGCGGTGCTGCTCGAGGTGGCCCGGACCGGGCGCCCCGCCGGCGCCGAGCTGCTGCACCCCGCCCCCCTCGCGGTGTGGTGCTCGCTGCGCGCCTGGCCCGACGGGGAGGGGACCAGCGTCCTGCTGATGCCCGCCGCGGCCCGCCGGGCCCCCGAGGAGGCCGCCGGGCGCGCCGCGCTGCAGGTGCAGCTGCTCGCCGGGGTCGGGGCCCA includes:
- a CDS encoding MarR family winged helix-turn-helix transcriptional regulator translates to MDDLDGELLETLRSLQQRLRRRSHGDVEDLGITPAQGHVLRVVGRCPHPPRMGEVAARLRIAPRSLTDLVDPLEEAGLLRRTPDPGNRRSLLLEPTPAGHGVLAELGRRSRASAAGAFAVLAPADRRRLLELLRRVEQALADEPEDG